In the genome of Pseudomonas fluorescens, the window ATACCGACATCGCCAAAGACGGCATGATGCAGGGCTGCAACGTACCGTTCACCGCCGCACTGGCTGCTGCAACAAAGATCCCGGTGATCGCTTCCGGCGGCATCCACAACCTGGGTGACATCAAGACCCTGCTCGACGCCAAGGCGCCGGGCATCATCGGTGCGATCACAGGCCGTGCGATCTACGAAGGCACCCTCGATGTCGCTGAAGCGCAAGCTTTCTGCGATTCGTACAAAGGCTGAGGACTGATCATGGCGCTGGCCAAACGCATCATCCCTTGCCTGGACGTGGACAACGGCCGGGTGGTCAAGGGTGTGAAATTTGAAAACATCCGCGACGCCGGTGACCCGGTGGAAATCGCCCGTCGCTACGACGAGCAGGGCGCCGACGAGATTACCTTTCTCGACATCACCGCCAGCGTCGATGGCCGCGACACCACGCTGCACACCGTTGAGCGCATGGCCAGCCAGGTGTTCATCCCGCTGACCGTGGGCGGTGGCGTGCGCACCGTGCAGGACATCCGCAACCTGCTCAATGCCGGTGCGGACAAGGTTTCGATCAACACTGCAGCAGTGTTCAACCCGGAGTTTGTCGGCGAAGCCGCGCAGCATTTCGGTTCGCAATGCATCGTGGTGGCCATCGACGCGAAGAAGGTTTCCGGACCGGGCGAAACCCCG includes:
- the hisF gene encoding imidazole glycerol phosphate synthase subunit HisF; the protein is MALAKRIIPCLDVDNGRVVKGVKFENIRDAGDPVEIARRYDEQGADEITFLDITASVDGRDTTLHTVERMASQVFIPLTVGGGVRTVQDIRNLLNAGADKVSINTAAVFNPEFVGEAAQHFGSQCIVVAIDAKKVSGPGETPRWEIFTHGGRKPTGLDAVEWAKKMEGLGAGEILLTSMDQDGMKNGFDLGVTRAISDALGIPVIASGGVGNLQHLADGIIEGHASAVLAASIFHFGEYTVQEAKAYMAHRGIVMR